Within the Triplophysa dalaica isolate WHDGS20190420 chromosome 2, ASM1584641v1, whole genome shotgun sequence genome, the region TGAAACAAAATCGATGCACTGAATGTGCCAAACATGTTTTCACGCTTCGACCCAAGTTTTCTTTTCTATTGATTGGTTGAAGCGAAAAGTAGTTTTCGTAGAATAGAACTTGAATTGTTTGCACTGTATAATTGAACTTGCTTTGCTTGGTTAATTAGCCTTGACAGGGTATAAGCAGAAACATTTGCACTGCATTGAGTCCTTAAGCCATTATGTGTAATGAGGTAGCTTGTTGTCTTAATAGACTCTAAAATCTAATAGGGTTCTGTGGGAAAAAAAGGGTTGCTTGAAAATATGTGGATATCGGATGTCTGATGTCTGATAAAGCAGCCGATGTAAGGGGATTATGCAGAATGATACCTCATATTTGAAATCCCAAAAGAATCAAATGTACAGTAcctcaaaaataaattttctgTTGACATGCGATTACTCAGATATTAATAAACACTGAGATCACGGGCAGAGGGTGTATGGGAAAGTTCAAGCACTTACCCTTCAATTCTCAACTATCTGACTGCATCTCTTGTTTTGATCTATCGCTCTCTCTGTTCCACATCTGTTGTCTCTTTGTTACTTTCTTTATGTTTTGTGGCAGGCAGAAGTAATCCACTCCCCTTGAAGTGTGACTGTGGGTATGTAGGAGCGAGTATGTCAGAGGGGTGTTTTAGAAACATTCTCTTTGAAAAGTTCACAAGCTTTCAGGCCACACCTTAACAAGTCTCAAATGTTGCCCAATCATCTGTAACCTGTTCAttctcttaaagtgatagttcacccaaaaatcaagattctgtcatcaattactcatccTCCTGTTATTTcaaactgtatgactttttgtctttcgcagaatacaaaagaagatattttgaatatcGAAACAGTGCCGGCATCCACTTCTactgtacggacacaaaaccaatgcaagtgaatggttgccagttatcaacattcttcaaaatagctacTTTGGTGTTTTGTGGAAGaattaaagtcatacaggttcgaaataagatgcaggtgagtaaatgatgtcagaattttgggtgaactacagCCAGGTATCACTTTAACCCCCTACCATGTACAAAAACGTAAAGCATCATGTTTTTCTTACCATGATACCATGAAAACTCTTTAACAAATGGTCTGTAAAACTAAGTAAACTTCAAGAGAGGAAGCTAATTCAgtgtattttacagtaatatgagcatttcattttgtatttatttaatgagGTTATCCAATTTTGCAGATTGTcccaaaacagtttttttaaggtACATCCATTGTTTTGAGGGATTTTGTAAATTTCTGGCAATAAACAAGTCAGGGTGGGTGACagtttattattaattcatcaAATTAAAGCAAcatgttttataattatttcGAAAATGATATTtcttaattaaatacattttttaagttaatttattaaaattattactcacaaaaaataaatttaagccTCTAAAAAGGAACCATATTCTTTCAAAGTACCATGTGTTTGTGTACGTATACACAGAAACATatatcatatacacacacactctatgtGGTGTGTATATACGTATGATGTGTGTGGTTTttctgtgtgcatgtttgtgtattaaAGTATCAAAATATGTATCAAAGAGGGATAAAGTCAGACTGCttaaaacagagagagagataaaaggCACACTCTCGCTCTGAAGGCAGCTCTATTGAGCTGAAACTGAGTGTCCCTCTTAGTGAACATTAGAATTTGACCCCTTGTATTACACTTTCTCGGGGCTATTTAGCTATACTttgattaaattatattaatgtaAGAGAAATTTTTGATTTTACTCTGCCTTGGAGGATTTGGGTAaggaaatgtgaaatgttttaactAGGATAAATTGGTGGCGTGACCCACATTTCTGCCAATTTAGGTGCGAGATTACCACGCCACACACTTCAAAAGGAAGACCGTCACGGCAGTATCTAAAGCCCTGAGCTATATAGCCAGTTGAGAATATGTGTGTGCTTGGTACAGTGcataaagacacacaaaacaagaacactTTCCTGTTTTACTTGTCAATGAAAAGTAAAACACTTATAGAGATCCACAATATATTTAGACTATATTGTTTATTGACTTGTCCTTTTTCCCTGTATTGTTTCCACTTGATATCGGATGTTGGTTAGTTGCAGTATTATATGATTTGATGAGAGGCATGCCAAGAGTGCaaattttaactattttttataACTTAATGTTTTCAAGGCATTTATGTAAAGTAGCTCAACAGGTAGAGCATCAGCAGTGCAAAagtttgtgggttcgattcccagggaATAAACATGCAAATGCATACCTTGAATATTGTATGTCGCttcaagacattttttaatgcACACAGCAAAATTTCTTATGTGCCTGCATGTTCAtcaaatgtacagtacacacattAAAGCGGTCGTACTCTTGTATCAAAATAGTTATTCAAGTCTTTTCGCCATTACTGTCAGGCCTCTACTTTTAATGAGtttttcaaatgataaaaaagttcattatagttttttttaggaaaattatatatttttatgataattatattgttttacCTTTGGGAGTAAATAAAGTTACCAGATTTTAACTTCTTTTCAGAGtttatgtccaaattcactgtaaaatataaaactaatcATTTTAGACTTAAATTTTGGATTCAGTATTGGACTTTAGTAGTATGAATTTATTTACATCGGTCTGAATTTCActattgtgatttttatatgAAAGTCTAGGGATATTTGCAATAATttactatataatatataatcagTTCACCTACATACTGTTCAGTATAGCCACAGTCACAAGGATCCACATATCATCAGGTTATGGCACACAGCCTGTTTGACAATTTATGTACATTCATTATATTCAGAGTTTGCCAGAAGTTCCCATgaatttggtttatttatgtGCATTCACTCATACCTTCTTGAACAAATTCACTTAAAGACCAATACCACCTCTCTGTGGTCAGGACACATCAAtgcattcatttcatatttaaagtGTAGTGGAGGAAATTATAGTAACTGGGGGGAGTCAGATTGGGGTcaaattcaatattttgaaaacaaatattattatgaatGAAAGTTGCATAGCGATTGAAGGCCATTGCATTTCAGCTGAACACAGTAATCTATTGCCTGTTAATCACAATACGTGTTATATTACCACGCATGCCTATGTTGCTTCAGGCAAGGATAAAAATTACAGTCTCCACGGGATACTCTTACTTTTAGtatctttttaattgttttgggCTTTCTGCTTTAATAGGGAAGACGTGTGTGGTCACATATAGATTGCCGGCAACAACACAGCAACAATGGTTTAGCTATTAAAATAATGCAGTATAGTGGATTCTAGCTGACATGGGGAGGAGATTACACGGGCGAACACAAAAGCAAGCAGAGATAGGAAAGTTTTAATTATCTGCAGCCCTAAGGGACATCATCCTGTATATCTGCTCTCaactttcaaacaaacacattgagTTAAAAAGGGGAACgagaattaaaagaaaacaatggcTAAGAGAATAAGTCAGGTTCAAGACCCCATTCAATTTATGGGACATTTCagtttgtgtctgtttgttttgaagccatcTAAAAGCTACTTGAATCTTTTGAATATAgaaatgaacaaatattttagCCGTAAATGACAGGTCAttagtgtcatttttttaatttcagatGTATTAAAAAAGCgtgatttatttcacatttgttttgaaagaataattacatgatttaaaatgattaaagtaaATCTTATCAAACCTTTAAAGAAGAATACAAATATGGGTTTATTGAAGAAAAAAGTGTCTTCATACACTTATATACACATTAAAAAGAATTGTTCTAAGAGTTCTTTGCATTAGTGATTTTGAAGAAAAGCTAAATTTAGATCTAAGGTCCTTATAAGAACCAATTCTttcacatattttcatagtttgtaataaaaccaaaaaatttaaataacagTTTCTGCAACTGAAAGGTGTGGAagtttaaggttctttatgcAACCATACAGCCCGACAAGTGTTGTAAACAAATACAAGTACACATTTAGGCTTTAATCTTTATAGCTTTTACATGCACCTGTTATCAGGTGAGATAATGGTTAATGAATAAAGTTGGGCAGAGTTTTaggattgttttattataactaTTACTTTCTAGtgtgatttattgtttatttcttttgatgCAATCAGGGGGTGAATTGTAAAAGGATATTAATAAGGTacctttcataaaaaaaagtatgttaatatttactgatcatataaactcaaacattttcGTAACTGTTCATATCACTTTTGTTCCCTTTTACTGAAATCAATTCTGACTTGATGGTTAAACTGTTTCTTTTAAAGAGTGTACTATGAGGATTGCAGAGTTGTACACTTTTCAAAATTTACATATACTCTTGataacatatatacacatacagccacagaacaaattaagagaccatttcctGTTTTCtgggtttattatttataggtatatgtgttttaattaaaatcattatttttgttttattctgtgaactacttacaatatttatcccacattttaaataaaaaatattgtttatattttcagaaaattaaaactgcagaaacaggtcaaaataacagaaaagattctCTGCATTTTTCAAATACTCAAatacctcaaatactgcaaagaaaacaagaaaaaaaatcagatttttgaaGCTATGGCCAcagtacatctagaaatgctgattgaatagaaataaaaaagcatctgaggctttataaaatgcaaaaacattgaattttacatttaatgtactTGATGTTTACAGTTACATCATGCTTTAGATTAGATATTTTTGTCTTGCAGTCAATGAAAAGTCACTTTATCAGTCAGGGCCAGGTTACTATTGTCTTAGTGGGCAGTGCCTCATAATCAAACCTCGGGTTGGCACCAGTATCAGTATAACCTTAAGTTCACTGATAAAATCCATAagcatttgttcatttattattaaatcaagAAAGTGGAGTGACATAAATGCATCATTGTGTCATTGCATAAATGCATCATTGCGTTGCTATAAAATTAAACTGTTATACAAATCTGACATCAAAGCTTGAGAATGAAAAAAACGAAATACCTTTTAATGAggtgtttttaataatgaattagtAAAATGTATTCTCAGAATTTTCTGACATGATTCATTTTATTGGTATCGAATTATTAAAAGGAAATTAAGTCTCTTCTGTATAAAAGaagcttttaaataaaaattgtattgatTCTGTACTCAAATaattcaacacattttgtgtttatcatCATGTTTTAAGTTACAGATGATTGTGCACATGTGTGCGATGCTGTGTATGTATTAGCATTTTCTGCGTTCCAGTGTGATCCAGATGCCTTGCTCCGGTCTCAGGACCAGTTCACCCTGTGGCCGAAGATCCTCCCTCTTCTGACACGCCACAATGTTAAAGTAACGCAGAACGGAAGCCAGAATAACTTTCTCCTCCATTATAGCAAACCTCTGGCCTGAAAACATACACGTTAATCTGTAAATGCTACCTTAAAGAAAACAAGGAGAGATAATGGCATGTAACTTTATGTGACGTGCATATCTGAGTCTGTATATCTCACCAATGCAGTTGCGAAGCCCAGCGGAGAATGGAATGAAGGCATAAGGATGTCGACCAATAGTATTCTCTGGCAGGAAGCGCTCGGGTCGGAATTCTTCTGGGTCAGGGAAGAAGCGAGGGTCACGATGGAGGGAGTAGGTTATGATTATGGCATTTGCTCCTTTGGGGACTTTGTAGCCACCTATAAAAGTTAGATACAATTAAATGATAATTATAAAACAAGTAAAGCACAATAATTTACCAAGATGTTTAAATCtaatcaaatataataaagtaaaaaaaaagattatgttGTATATGAATTGTTATTGAATAATGACAGACTGAAGTGTTACTCACTGATTACTGTGTCTTCGCAGATGGTTCGAGCAAAAAACGGCACAGATGGAAAGAGACGCAGAGACTCCTTTATCACACACTCCAGGTATCGTAGTTTCTTCAGATCCTCTGTATTAACAGGCCTCTCAGACTCACCTGACACACAAGCAGTTTCATTGACTAGTTCAAAGCTGTTCATGCTTCTGTAACTGTATTATGTAGCACACAATAGGAACCTGAACTTCTCGGATTGCAAACTTACCAAACACCTCAAAGAGTTCTTGCTGTGCCTTTCTTTGAACTTCAGGATGGGAACCTAACAGGTGTATGGCCCAGTTCATGGCAGCTGCTGTAGTGTCATGACCCTGCAAAATTCAGtcaaaaaatgctgatttaaaaaCAGCATACGAATGTAAATAGCTATAATACCTTTTTGTGACTAACCTCAAACATGAACGTGTCTACCTCCTCCTGGATGTCTTTGTGAGTCAGCTTTTTTCCCTTCTCATCTGTCGTTTTCAACAGCATGTCCAAGAAAGCTCTCCTTTTCTTCATGCCCTGATCTGATTCGCTGTCAGACTCAATATAGCTGAGGTAGTCTGACCTCTCACGAATAACCTGTGTGAACGGGAAGCACGCACTGCCAATTGGTGTACAATAAGGATGGCACACAGTGCAAACTTCTAGGCAGAGTGTACTGTAGAAATACTGCAGACATCACAGCGATACTTACGCTGTCTGTGAAAGAATGGAGGATCTTAAGACTGCGGTTGTGTTCCCTCCCTTCACCGAAGTAGTTATATATAAAGTCAGGCCAGTACCAAGGCATCCTTTGGCGTCTGGTGATGATGTCACTCATTCTGCACCGGTCAGAACAAGAGGACTGAGATTTGGCAGTAATGGTGTATCCAACAGTATGTATATTGAGtgcagtatatattttttataaatggagTAAGCAAATGCCCTGCAACATTTGGCAAATGTGCAGTATACAGTTTAGCCCATAATGCAATAAGTTTGACTTGactttttattacattacaaattaaataaaattaatgaacCACAACTCATATTTGGTCAAAATGAGGTAACGGCATGCTGCTCTGATTTTTGACTTAAAATGAAGCCTATGTTTGCTAGATTTTGGAACAGAGCCTTGGTGTTTACATAAACTGCCATGACTTGTACGGCCTATAAACTATTCAAACAAACATGGCTTAGAAATTAACATGATCTCTTTTAACCCGGCTAAACACACACTGTGTCATGAGTCTTTTGCAGAGTTACAAAACTTTCTGAAGATTTTACATAccgtcatttttttaaaccattaacATCATAAGTATATTGTATTGATATATTTATACCTTATAAGTGGCAAAAAACAAGTTACGTAAGATAAAGACATCTGCCTAAAGCATAAAGTATAAAGCACTCACCTGTACACATGGGTTATAATTAGATATGTGTTTaggtttaattctgtgaactactaacaatatttatcccacattttaaataaaaacattgtttgaaaacttaaaatgaaaacttaaatTTTTTCTAGAAATACTGATTCAAATTCTCCTAATTAATTGCTATAAAATTTAAATGCTATACAAATCTGACATTAAAGCTCAAAACTTAAAGTAACTAAAGAGCACTCACCTGTACACACAGCGCACATAATCAGAATCATAGTTGCTCTGTGCATAGATTCTCTTTCCCATCGCAGTTTCtgaaatataacatttctgttatttcagTAAAATTTGGATACTTGATAAAAGTCTTCACACAACACAATTCTGCATGCTCCCACAATAAGATTAAGTTTAGATAAAAGTTAAGTTTActaaaaatttacaaaacaaaatctgtttattgaaacaaataaaacattggcCTAAAAATGCTAATGATATTaaatagaattaaaataaattgaaaaaaaattgaattcatCTTGTAgcaacataaaatgtatttttttttcaaagctcattgctgtgaaaagcgaggtgtgctatgattggcaagTTAACCaatgcgtagtgattggttgaaaacTGCAAGCATGTGTTGGAAATGGAACGCTTCTTGGAACGTCAGGTTCCAATGCagtgtgtggttacacgaggtgtttcaggcagttcTGGGTAAGCATTCACTTTTAggtagaatgcatcttttgttaattttacgtgtctaatacaaacatgggcaacttataacacaccaaagacacagaaatacacGTATTCGAGCCATATGATCACTTAGGccataaaatcaaacaataaacaaaatgatttgcaatttatcaacaaaaaatgatacaaaCCTGCCCTCAGAAGACCACAGGCCACCTGAATAAGTTGTGTTTTGTAATAAGGCGCACAATCTAGAATGCATTTGCAGGCTTCCCACACTTTTTGACTAATGAAGTAATGTACTTTGAATATTTCATTACTAgataagaaagttaaaatattaatttaaattgcaCTTAAAAAGAGGGACTTTCAAaatttcaaaacacaaaagatgtagATAGAAGTTTATGGCCTTTCTAGTATTATAACTataatttttattgtattgtaaattcAGTTAAGATGATGTGAGAACTTGAAAATGACACACCACAGATGATGTCAAGGGCGCAAAGAGTGATGTGGTTAAAGCAGTTGAAGGGGCCTTTCCCAGCCTTCTTCTCTAGTTTCTCTACAAGCACTTCAGCTTGTTCATTCATCACCTCCAGGAACTCAGTCAGTATAGAGAAATGGAATGTTGGAGTCAACATCTTACGTCTGTGTCTCCACTTATTTCCTGTGCTgatacagagaaagaaagaaagaaaggtatCAGAACCGTGCCAATTTTTGACCGATTGCATTTGGATCATCTAAAGcttatgattttatattttgttcttgtttcATTGTAGATGAaaagatgtttctcttaaaactTCTTTAGAGTTTAGTTTACCATTAAATCCCAGATTTTTGTTTCAGACATTGGTATTttggcaaatctgagcacaTCATGATGTTAAGATCTTGTCTAAAACACTGGAGTATGGAAATACAGGTGTCTTCTCTGCGGGAATAACACTTTccttatttaatttgtatatataaaacCAACTTGCTTTATTAGACAAGTTACCTCGTAAGTAGTCCAGTTCCTAGCCAAGGGTGCAGAAATTTGTATGCATAGGCTTTATCCATGTGAACAGGGTTATTGAGAACTGTCTGTGGGAGAATAAAAGATAGTCTTGCTTTAGGATTTGTCAAGAGCAAAACATCGAGCAGACTTGTGAAGCGGTCTCTGTGGTTAATAGAATTTTAACTGTATTACTATCTGATAAATGGCGAATAAACTAACAGAGCCCAAATATAGGGACAGACTTCTAAATTGACCTGCGGTTAATGTTCTTATTCGTTATATGCTCAGCagtagaaagatatttgaaactTATTGCATGATGTTTGtgtgaagacattttttttggttGTACCAGACACTAAACTAACATTCACCTTATTTATTGTCTGTAATTAAACTGACAGTATAGGGTCAGGCACTGTTTGTTCACCGTGGTTATCTTCCCCTCATATTGTGCAATATAATGGCACTATAGGTCAAGgaataatatatgtgtgtgcttgtgaatCAATGTATGCATGTAAGTCCACTTGTCTCTGACAGCACCTCAATAGTTTCAGCATGGTAAAGGATGAGGAACGGCACAGGTCCAATCCATATTTTAAGTAGAGGAGAATTCCGAAATTCATTTGTGTATCCAACCAACTGACAAAAGAAATCTGAAAGAGAGTTTTCAATCACTTAaagtcacattaaaaaaataaattgattccATGTGTGTGAATTAGATCAGGTCGAGTGCTTAGCTGTAGCTTTGAAAAGATGGGTATTGACACATAAAATGGAGTTAGGtaaaaaatcaatatatttaaatttgtgtGTATGATCACGATTTTTGTTACACGGTTTAagtaatgtttttgaaaaaatagactattatttaattattgatttatttaataaagattCCGCTCACCTCCTGCATTTGATTTAAACTGCAACGCATTCCCAATAAAAGGATAAATATATCCAATGCCCGGGACCGGTTTTAGCTCCTTCCAATTGTGCAGGTAGTTTTTCAGTAGCTGGTAGGTGACATAGCTCAAAAGAAATACGCAAACTCCTGCGGCTAGAAACCCAAAAGTATACACACCGACAAACACAACCATCTTTTAACACAGATGCACAGTGCATCTAGTGGCCAAGTGGCAGCTTTCCCGAGCTTTATCTAGTCTCGCTTCCTGGACTTTAGACTATCCTGCCCCAGGTTATTCTCTGTGAGCTCTGAGAATCACAAGTCCAATGACATTATCCTCTAGAATGTGGATTTGGCGggcgtttatttatttttaaatactaatatataatccttttttatttttatttcaacaaacacAAGTAGGCTATCAAAAGTAATAAATCaaagtgtatttttgtttgaacaGTATTTGTTTATCAAGTCATTTTGAAAACCAGTTAGGAAACGTTTTTAACCCCATAAACACCCTTGAAATAAGAACCATTACTTTCATGTGTCTCccatttaaaaaagacaaaaggagGCCGATCAAGTTGCCAAGATACTTGGGTCACAACATACATTATTcacttggcagacgcttttctccaaagcgacttacaagcaggagagcaaataaacattttgtcaacacgctaaacaatACCATTAGTTTacaggccatgctactaggatgATCAAAGCTGGAGTAtgcaagggagagaatgaacaacaagatttaaaaaaaagacatagACGGTTATTGGTTATTTAAGTAAATGCGGAAACACACAGGATTAGTTTTTCAGCATGGTAAACCAAATCATTgtgtcaacaaaaacaaaaaatgtcaacTGCCTTACAAGGACAtgctgcaaacaaaacaaaatgcaattgAGTGCGGTAAAAATATCCGTACTTTAACCTAATCGATACATTGTCAAGAAAATTATTATTAGCTCAGCAattatgttttgaaataaaaaaataaaaattggtcatttaaataatgtttaactTAAACTAAAGTAATGAAACACAGAAACATATTTTAGGCCTATGTCACAGAATCAATGTATATCAACCTTccaaacactcacacatacaccaTTGTGAACAAGACAGTTGAAAACTGTACAGTTGTCTTTTATGTAGGGTTTTATATAACAGGACAAACAATACAGAAAAGAGCAACAATGATAGTCTTTTTCATCACCAAAAGGTTTTAATTAATATTGTTATGATCATTAGAGgacagcattaaaaaaaaatactgaaatactttttaatttatcaaTGGTTAAAGGTTTAATAGCTTAaaaatttataagaaaaatcAAGTACATAAAGTCTGTGTTCAAAACTATTTTCTTACTTTACCCATATGGTAAGTTTATAATTTTTGAAATTTGAAGTTTAATGCCATTTGACTTCAACCCTTATTGTAtcctttaatacaaaaaaaaataacagatttcAGCAGCTGGTCCTCACAGGCAAATTCCACCCAAAAATCCTGTCATAATTGATTTACTCTCCTGTCATTCAAAGCCTGATTGTTTCTACCCATACAGTGGAAGACAACGGTGGACTactaatattctttaaaatatttatttgtgttccgcagaaggaaaattatacaggtttagaaagaTATGATTGTGAGTAAATGAGTATTTTCACTTTTGAATTTCtaatattataatatcaaacattttacaaaatccTGTTTGCACCACCATATTTTCTACAGGTCCAGGGGAGGTTGTATTATATTCTTAAGCCATtagaataaataatgtaacaagaCTTCTATGTAAAGCTATTTCATTGGAAAAACATCAGGTCAGATTAAGTGGATCAATATCCAAACAAGCCATGTGGACATCAAAAACAATAAGCGACACAGTCTGGTTGCCATGTGAGAAAATAACATTCTTCCTCATCAGACcattaaagaaacacaaaaaagggaACCGATTactttacatacagtacatatttgtGCAATCAATGTGAAGCTGTTAATCTGTTTAATTGTAAATGGCAAAGTTTTCTCAAATGTGAAAATCCAGCCAAAGTCATTTGAAGGGTTATTTGCAATAAACAGATAAGTCAGATaagtcatttttgtgtaattattacttaatcaaaacaacccaaatgCAATTTGATTGATATTTGATATTACTttgaatgaacaataaaaaatgtatctgtttttgcaaattattttttttgtactgCAAATgataaatgcattaacattttGACAATGCTTCTCAAATACAAAATGAGTTCATATCACAAAGTATATAGCTTTTGCTTACTACCAGACTGACAATGTTTAGTTGACCACGTTGGTCGAAGCTAATGCTAAACGAAGTTGCTGATGGAAAGCATGGATGCGCTCCTGGTGTAAAGGCCAGTGGAGGATACAGCGAGGTTTTAACATTCCCCGACGCAGATGCAGAGAACGGTTCAGACTGTAATCAGCTACATCTTGCAGGAATACCAAAATCAGCGAGTCACGATTGTCCTCCATTACCTGGTGAATAGCATGATGGGCTTTGAATCTGCAGAAAAAATAGaatatttttcactttaatcagaaataaagtaaaataccAAATCTGAGATTATAACTGTGAAATGATAGTGTTTGTTAAGGTGGTTTTCAGTATTTGCAGGTAAGGAAGTATGAGTTTGTTACATATTTAAGGATCTGAAGTTACGTTATAAAGAACTGAAACTATAGACAATGTATCACATTTAGACCTTACGAAGGGTTGCAATTGCAAATTTACTTTATGCATTTGACcgatgcttttataaaaaaaagtacttTAAGGGTAGTTTTTTTTaggaaaattatatatttttatgataattatattgttttacCTTTGGGAGTAAATAAAGTTACCAGATTTTAACTTCTTTTCAGAGtttatgtccaaattcactgtaaaatataaaactaatcATTTTAGACTTAAATTTTGGATTCAGTATTGGACTTTAGTAGTATGAATTTATTTACATCGGTCTGAATTTCActattgtgatttttatatgAAAGTCTAGGGATATTTGCAATAATtt harbors:
- the LOC130413464 gene encoding cytochrome P450 4V2-like → MVVFVGVYTFGFLAAGVCVFLLSYVTYQLLKNYLHNWKELKPVPGIGYIYPFIGNALQFKSNAGDFFCQLVGYTNEFRNSPLLKIWIGPVPFLILYHAETIETVLNNPVHMDKAYAYKFLHPWLGTGLLTSTGNKWRHRRKMLTPTFHFSILTEFLEVMNEQAEVLVEKLEKKAGKGPFNCFNHITLCALDIICETAMGKRIYAQSNYDSDYVRCVYRMSDIITRRQRMPWYWPDFIYNYFGEGREHNRSLKILHSFTDSVIRERSDYLSYIESDSESDQGMKKRRAFLDMLLKTTDEKGKKLTHKDIQEEVDTFMFEGHDTTAAAMNWAIHLLGSHPEVQRKAQQELFEVFGESERPVNTEDLKKLRYLECVIKESLRLFPSVPFFARTICEDTVISGYKVPKGANAIIITYSLHRDPRFFPDPEEFRPERFLPENTIGRHPYAFIPFSAGLRNCIGQRFAIMEEKVILASVLRYFNIVACQKREDLRPQGELVLRPEQGIWITLERRKC